A stretch of DNA from Micromonospora sp. NBC_01813:
GTCGACCTGACCCTGCACGACGACCTGGTGGAGATCGTCGCCACCGTCCGTACCGCCGACCGGACCGGCGTCGAGATGGAAGCGCTCACCGCCGTCGCCACGACCGGCCTCACCCTGATCGACATGGTCAAGGCGGTCGATCCGGCGGCCACCATCGACGGGGTACGGGTGCTGGCCAAGGAAGGCGGCAAGACCGGCGACTGGCAACGCCCGGCGGACCGGCCGTGACCGCGTCACCACCGGGTCGCCAGCCGGCGGGCTCCGGCACCGGTCCGTACGCCTGGGTGGTCGTCGCCTCCAACCGCGCCGCCGCCGGGGTCTACTCCGACACCAGCGGGCCGCTGCTGGTGGCCGGACTGCGGGAACTGGGCTGCCGGGTGGCCGAGCCGGTCGTCGTACCGGACGGCCCACCGGTCACCGAAGCGCTGCGCCGGGCGATCGCGGACGGCGCCGTGCTCGTGCTCACCAGCGGCGGCACCGGCATCACCCCGACCGACCGGACTCCCGAGGCCACCCGGGCGGTGCTCGACTACGAGATCCCCGGGATCGCCGAGGCGATCCGGGCGGTCAGCCGAT
This window harbors:
- a CDS encoding MogA/MoaB family molybdenum cofactor biosynthesis protein; this translates as MTASPPGRQPAGSGTGPYAWVVVASNRAAAGVYSDTSGPLLVAGLRELGCRVAEPVVVPDGPPVTEALRRAIADGAVLVLTSGGTGITPTDRTPEATRAVLDYEIPGIAEAIRAVSRSAVPTSALSRATAGVAGRTLIVNLPGSTGGARDGLAVLGPILRHALDQLAGGDHPRG